The Nicotiana sylvestris chromosome 6, ASM39365v2, whole genome shotgun sequence genomic sequence ATGAAGCATATGTTCCAATTGAAACCACTGATGAGCAACTGGAAAGGATGGCAGAACGATTCTTTGAAGTCAACCGGATTTCATTTAGCAGAAATGACTTACCCCCGGAAGGGGATGCCCATAACAAAGCTCTTCATTTGACAGTTAAATGTGAAGGGTACTACGTGAAAAGAGTCATGCTGTATGGCGGATCTAGGGttgacatctgccctctctcaactttgcaaagaatggaaattagGACTGAGAGAATTAGGCCTAACAATGTTTGTGTACGTGCTTTCGATGGTGTCAAGAGAGACACAATAGGGGAGATTGATTTGATCTTAACTATCGGTCCTGTGGATTTTAAAGTGACATTTCAGGTCTTGGACATGGACACCTCCTGCAATTTTCtcctaggaaggccttggatccctGCGGCAGGGGCCGTACCTTCTACTCTAcaccaaatggttaagtttgaacacGAAGATCAGGAAATTGTgatccatggagaagacgagcaatCAATTTACAGGGACCCGTAAGTCCCATGTCTCGAGGCTAAGGAAGGTAGCgagcacatagtctatcaagATTTTGAGATTGTGGTCGCAGATCAGTATGGGGAAGGAAGCCCGTGTCCTCAAACTTTTTTGTCAAATGCGTCAATCATGGTCACCACCGAAAAGATCAAGCACGGATATAAGCCCGAGAAGGGGCTCGAGGtatctttgcaaggcattacgAAGCCCATCACCTTGACTGCCAGTGAAAATTTCTTTGGTGTCGGTTTCCAAGCTATAGAAGCCGACGTGAAATGGGCAAAAGAAGGTAAGAACGATGGGTGGGTTCTACCTCATCTAGTCCCTCATCTCGCCAGAACATTTGTTAAGTCAAAGtacatagaagaagaagaagaagaagaagatgaggccttcacgacCGAAGAAATTGAGGACATATGTGGAGCCATGAGGCAAATGTTGTATGAGGCTCACATGGTCCATCCGGGAGAAGGATCGAGCACTGCTGAGGTGAAATATATGGGGCCCGATGCCAAgcttcaaaattggaaggctactctgtTCCCAGTCAGGCGAGAATCCCAATAGTtcagtcttgccatcttttctgcattctgagttattccagggtgtaactcgaatgtttcttttagtttattgtctttaaaattccaatgtaaacccttaaTCTTCGAATTTAATGAaatcaaatcaatatttcatcgtctataaatctctttctttattctttctgatttttgttactttttcttatttcttcttttagttctaataatgcggacttaaataacataacatgcttgcggacttcatgcccagatcctaacaccctatctaattgtgaaataatgaatcaagaaccagaatatgatgaagatgagacttttagggaaataaatctaGAATTAGAgaaatttgagaataagcctaagccaaacttaaatgaaactgaactagttaatttgggtagttcagaagaggtccaggaaaccatgataagcattcacactgatGAAACAACTAGGGATGCATTAatccaacttttgttcgaattcaaagacatatttgcctggtcccatgatgacatgccaggactgaGTGTTGATTTAGTAGTACATAAATTGCCAACTTACCCCGATTATCCCCCTGCCCAAcaaaaccagagaaagctaaaaaCAGATATCAGTgccaagattaaagaagaagtcaccaaataGTTGAAAGCGGGTGTcatccgagtggtccgatacaccacatggttggctaatgtggtcccagtgccaaagaaagatgggaaaacccgagtgtgtgttgactatcgggatctgaacaaagcaagcccaaagggCAACTTCCCATTACCAAACATCCATATCCTTGTTGAAAActatgccaaacatgagatacagtcttttgtggattgttatgctgggtatcatcaggtcttGATAGATGAGGacgatgcagaaaagatggcttTCACCACcccttggggtacttactgttacagggtcatgccttatggtttgaagaatgctagggcaacatatatgagagctatgactgccatctttcatgacatgatgcaccaagaaatcgaggtgtatgtggacgatgtgaccATTAAATCAAGAACGCAGGACGACCATGTtcgggatctgagaaagttctttgagcatttgcgtaagtatgacttgaagttaAATCTAGCTAAATATGCATTTGGAGTTTCGTCTGGGAAACTTTTGGGGTTTATAATTAGTTAGATGGGAATCGatctagatccaacaaagataaagtctattcgggatttgcctcctccgaaAACCAAGAAAGGGGTTatgagtctattgggaaggttgaattacatcagcagattcattgctcagttgacttccacATGTGAACCATATTTAAGCTGTTGAAGAAAGGTGCAGCGATtagatggacagatgagtgtcaggaagctttcgacaaaattaaagaatatctgTCTAAttcgccagtcttggtcccacctagACCTATTAAATGGGCCTACCCGACCCGGACCCGAACCCGTTGACTCTTGGCCTATGAGTCCTCAACTGGTTCGGTCCGGTTCACTTTCTTATAAGGGCCGGTCCGGATTTGACCCATTAATCAAAATATGTTGACCCGACCCGTACCCGTAACCCATAATCCCTTAACTCGAGCCCTTATGGGCCGAATCCAACTTaattaaaaaaagttaaaaactAATAAACAATACAAATTTCAAACTTTATACATATATACGAACTTGAAATTACTACATGTCCTTGAAACCCGTTAGAATAATATGAAAGAAAAATCATACTTTGTTAACATGAATACTTGAGAAACATATGGAATTCGATTATTTCTATAACTAATAGTCTAAACCATATGGAATTCAACTATTTCGATAAGACGACTAATAGTGTTTGGTAGTATATTCTTTCTTCAATGTTTAGATTCATTTTTTTAACCACTtgtctaaatatatatatatatatatatatatatatatatacacacacacacgcacacccccgcgcacacacacacacacacatacacacacacacacacacgcacatatatatatatatatatatatatatatatatatatagacacacacatgcatatatatatgtgtgtgtgtgtgtgtgagctGGTCCGGGCTGATTGACCTGTGGGTCAGCTACCGGTTCTGGTCCGGTCCGGTTTAGTGGGTCAAAATATTATAGCCCGACCCAGGCACATTAAATTAATGGGTTGGTCTGGTTAGGATTTTATGGGTCATGGGCCGGTTAACGGGTCAATTTTAATGGGTTATATGGGCTGATTTGTGGGTCGACCCAGCCCATTTGACAGGTCTAGTCCCACCCGAACCTGGAAGGCCTTTGTTTATGTATTTGACAGTGTTGGAGTATTACTTTGGATACgttctcgggcaacatgatgtgaccgggaagaaggaacaagcaatatactatttgagcaagaagttcactagttatgaagccaaatacactttaTTGGAAAGGActtgctgcgccctaacttgggtcacttagaagcttaggcattacttgttTTCCTACACCACCTATCTCATCACCAGATTAGATCCTTTGAAATACATATTCCAAAAGCCAATGCCTAtggggaggttagcaaaatggcaaatcctgctcactgaGTTTGGCATAGTGTATGTCACTCGCATGACAATGAAAGCTCAAGCTTTAGCGGATCACCTAGCTAAAAATCCTattgatgatgaatatcagcctttgagtacttactttccgAACGAgaaagtaaattcagttgaggtaattTCAGAAGataccaatgcttggaaaatgttcttcgatggagttgtgaatgcaaaaggtgttgggattggggcaattttgatctcacccactggtcagcactatccggcCACAACCCGACTTTGGTTTTTCTGCACgaacaacactgccgagtatgaagcctccattatgggcatgaacatggcaatcgatcaggatgtgagAGAATTTTTAATCATGTAAGATTCAAACTTGATTATCCAACAagctcaaggtgaatgggaaactcgagatgtcaagcttattccatacaggcaacatatggaagatcttagcaagcggttcaagtccatcgagttcaggtacattcctcggtTTCACAATGAGTTGGCCGACGTACTAggtactttggcctcgatgcttccatatccaggcaatgtccacattgacccACTGGAAATCCAAATTCGAGAAAGACATGGTTACTGCAATGTCGTGGAGATAGAACCAGATGttcaaccatggtatcatgatatcaaaagattcttgaaaacaaaagaatatcccgagcaagctagtggagaccaaaagagaaccattagaaggcttaCCAGTGGTTTCTTTTTTAGCGGAGActtcttgtacaaaaggactccagatctgaaccttctAAGATGTGTGGATGCCCAAGAGGCCGGAAGGATCATGAATGAAGAACACACAGGAGTATGTGGACCCCATATGAATAGATACGTCCTttcaaagaaaatccttcgagcatgctattactggatgaccatggaaaaggattatttcagttttgtccgaaagtgtcatcagtgtcaggtacacGGGGATCTGATTCATGAACCACCTTCAGAACTGTATCctatgtcagcaccatggccgtttgttgcctggggtatggatgtcattgggccaatcgagccaaaaattTCAAATGGGCACAAATTCATATTAGttgccattgattactttacaaAGTGGGTCGAAGCAGTCACTCTCAAAGCCATCACTAAGAAAGCAGTAGTAGACTTTGTGCACTCCAATATCATCTGTCGTTTTGGTATCCCTAaaactatcattacggataatgctacaaatttgaatagtcatttgatgagggagatatgtgaacaatttaagatcacatatcggaattctaccccttattggcccaaagctaatggtgttgttgaagcagcgaacaagaacatcaagaagattcttagaaAAATTATTcaaagttctagacaatggcatgaaaagttgccgtttgcattgttgggatattgcacaactgtgcgcacatcagttggagcaacaccctatctattggtttatggcactgaagccgcaATACCCGCataagttgaaattccatctctccgaatcatcgttgaagctgagattgaggataatgagtgggtcaagacccgtctagaacagttaaccaTGATTGATGAAAAGGGGATGGCCGCAGTTTGCCACGGGCatttgtatcaacaaagaatggcccgtgcctaaaacaagaaagtgcggcctaggaactttgaagtggggcaactcattTTGAGATGTA encodes the following:
- the LOC138870664 gene encoding uncharacterized protein — encoded protein: MAERFFEVNRISFSRNDLPPEGDAHNKALHLTVKCEGYYVKRVMLYGGSRVDICPLSTLQRMEIRTERIRPNNVCVRAFDGVKRDTIGEIDLILTIGPVDFKVTFQVLDMDTSCNFLLGRPWIPAAGAVPSTLHQMVKFEHEDQEIVIHGEDEQSIYRDP
- the LOC138870665 gene encoding uncharacterized protein gives rise to the protein MGRLAKWQILLTEFGIVYVTRMTMKAQALADHLAKNPIDDEYQPLSTYFPNEKVNSVEVISEDTNAWKMFFDGVVNAKGVGIGAILISPTAQGEWETRDVKLIPYRQHMEDLSKRFKSIEFRYIPRFHNELADVLGTLASMLPYPGNVHIDPLEIQIRERHGYCNVVEIEPDVQPWYHDIKRFLKTKEYPEQASGDQKRTIRRLTSGFFFSGDFLYKRTPDLNLLRCVDAQEAGRIMNEEHTGVCGPHMNRYVLSKKILRACYYWMTMEKDYFSFVRKCHQCQVHGDLIHEPPSELYPMSAPWPFVAWGMDVIGPIEPKISNGHKFILVAIDYFTKWVEAVTLKAITKKAVVDFVHSNIICRFGIPKTIITDNATNLNSHLMREICYTSRHRVRDNQKKKSQSRIKEKKEQEKK